The sequence ACCCGCTCCTCGAGGCCCGTCATCACCACCGGGGCCTGGGCGCGGATGAGAGGCACCGCCTGGGTCTGCATGTTGGAACCCATCAGGGCCCGGTTGGCGTCGTCGTGCTCCAGGAAGGGGATGAGGTTGGTATTGACGGAAAAGACCTGCTTGGGGCTCACGTCCATGAACTCCACCTCCTCCGGAGCCACGATCACCGGCTCCCCCCGGCGCCGGGCCACCACCCGATCGGTGGCGATCCGGTTCCCCTCCAGGGGGGTGTTGGCCTGGGCGATGGTGTAGCGGTCCTCCTCGGTGGCGGTCATGTAGACCACCTCGTCGGTCACCACCCCACCCCTCACCCGGCGGTAGGGGGTGCGGATGAAGCCCAAGGGATCCACCCGGGCGTAGGCGGCCAAGGAGGTGATGAGGCCGATGTTGGCCCCTTCCGGGGTCTCCACCGGGCAGATGCGGCCATAGTGGGTGCGGTGCACGTCCCGCACGTCAAAGCCTGCCCGCTCCCGGGTGAGGCCCCCAGGCCCCAAGGCGGAGATGCGCCTTTTGTGGCGCAGGGAGGAGAGGGGGTTGGTCTCATCCTTGAACTGGGAAAGCTGGCTGCGGCTGAAGAACTCGCGGATGGCCGCCTCGAGGGGCCGGTTGTTCACCAGCTTGGCCGGGGTAAGGGTATCGGCGGAGCCCATCACCATCCTCTCCCGCACCCCGCGGGCCAGGCGGCTTAGGCCCACCCGGAACTGGTCGGCCATGAGCTCCCCCACGGTGCGGATGCGGCGGTTGCCCAGGTGGTCAATGTCGTCCACCTCGTGCCCGGAAACCCCGGCCATCAGGGCAAAGAGGTAGCGTAAGGTGGGCAGGAAGATCTCGTCTTTGAACTCCCCGTCCTCAAAGCGCACCAGGGTGCGGCCGGAAAGCCCCACGCCCAGCTTCTCCTCCGCCTTGTACCGCCCCGCCTCCCCCAGATCGTACCGCCTGGGGTCGGCCAAAAGGCCAAAGAGGTAGGCCAGGGCCTTGTCCTTCTTGGGGGGATCGCCGGGGCGGAGCAGGGTAAAGAGGCGCACCAAGGCCTCCTCCGGGCGCATGGCCAGCACCGCCTCGTCCAGAAGGCCCCCCAAGGGTTCCCCGTAGGCCCCAAGCTCCCGGTTCAGGGCTTCCGCATCGTAGCCCAGAACCCTGAGGAGGAGGATCAGGGGGAACTTGCGCTTGTTGACCTTCATGGAAACGGTGCCGTTTTGCTCCACCTCCAGGTCAATCCAAGGCCCCCGCTTGGGCAAGGGGATGATGCTGGCCACGTAACGCCCGGGCCGGGCGGGGTCCGGGGTGAAGTAGACCCCGGGGGAGCGGTGGATCTGGGAAACGATCACCCGGTCGGCCCCGTTGATGATGAAGGAGCCGTCTTCGGTCATGAGGGGGATGTGGCCCAGGAAGACCTCGTCCTCCTTGATGAGCCCCGTGTCCTTGTGGATGAGCTGGAGGCGGGCGTAGAGGGGAGCCTGGTAGGTCAGGTCCTTCTCCCGGCACTCGTCCTGGGAAAAGGGCGGCTCCCCGATGCGGTACTCCAAGAAATCCAGGACCATACCGCCCTTGCCCCTGTCCCCCTCCTCCACGGGGAAGGTCTCCTTGAAGGCCGCCTGGATGCCCACATCCTCCCGTTTATCCGGGGGAACATCGGCCTGGAGGGCCTTTCTATAGGACTCCACCTGGATTTCCGTCAAAGGGGGAAGGGGTATAACCTCTCGGATGCGACCGAATCGCTTAATCTCCATGCGTCACCTCTGGGAAAGCGGGCCGCCCGAGGTAAGCTAACAGGGTTCTTCCGCAAGGGGGCCTCCCCTTGCGGCGGCTGGCTCTTACCGTGCTCCCTTGGCCCGACCAAAGAGCACAAACCTTAGCTTATAGGGCAGTGCCTTAAGCCGTCAAGCCTACCCGACCCTGGCCTTTTTGCTCCTACCGTTCCACCTCCACCTTGATTTTATAGTTCCCCCGCCGGGTTTCGCCAAGCACTTCCAAAAGCCTAAGGCTTCCTAAGCCCTCGGCCAGCAGGGTATCCCCGGGGGCCATCTCGTCCTTGGGCGAGGCCACCTTGCCCTTTAGCCGCACCTTCCCCGCCCTCACCCCTTGAGCGAAATAGCTACGGGAAACCCCAAAGCCCTTGGCCCCCACGGCGTCCACCCTTAAAGAAGGCACCACCAGGGTGCGCACCCGCTCGTTCGCCGCCCGCAAGGCCCCTTCCGGAGGTGGAAGGAGGGTGTAACCCGCCTCCTCCAAGGCCTGCTTCCCCTTGGCGGACACCGCCACCAGGTGGCCTTCGCCAAAGGCCTCCTGGTCCCCCATGGCCTCCCCCAAGTCCGGGGGTTCCTTCTCCAGGAAGACCACCGCCACCGGATCGTGCACGGAAGGGACCTCCGGGGGATACAGCACCGCCACCTTCCTCTTTGCCAGGGGGAATCCCCCGAAAAAGGCCACCTTAAGCCCTTCCATCCGGGCCCTTTCCTCCAGAAGGGCCTGTTCCTCCGGGTCCAGGAAGCCGGTTTCCACCACCCGTCCGCCCCGGGCCCGCTTCAGGTAGGCCATGAGGTCCGCCACCAGGAAAGATGATACCCCAAGGGAAGGGGCAAGGCTTAGGGAAGCCCTCCGCCTTGGAAAAGGCCGGGCTGATCTCCCCAAGCCTCTCCTAGCGAATGCCGGCCAGGATGGGCTTTGGCCACGGGGCGGCACATGACCCCCAAGCCCTTCCCCTCCCCATCCTGGGGCGGATCCTCGAGGTCTGGCACCCCCTACTCCGCGCCCTCCCGGACCACAAAGCTTAGGCGGGCGCTGGCCCTTTCCTCCCCTTCCACCAAGGCCCTAACCGCCACCTT is a genomic window of Thermus caldifontis containing:
- the rpoB gene encoding DNA-directed RNA polymerase subunit beta: MEIKRFGRIREVIPLPPLTEIQVESYRKALQADVPPDKREDVGIQAAFKETFPVEEGDRGKGGMVLDFLEYRIGEPPFSQDECREKDLTYQAPLYARLQLIHKDTGLIKEDEVFLGHIPLMTEDGSFIINGADRVIVSQIHRSPGVYFTPDPARPGRYVASIIPLPKRGPWIDLEVEQNGTVSMKVNKRKFPLILLLRVLGYDAEALNRELGAYGEPLGGLLDEAVLAMRPEEALVRLFTLLRPGDPPKKDKALAYLFGLLADPRRYDLGEAGRYKAEEKLGVGLSGRTLVRFEDGEFKDEIFLPTLRYLFALMAGVSGHEVDDIDHLGNRRIRTVGELMADQFRVGLSRLARGVRERMVMGSADTLTPAKLVNNRPLEAAIREFFSRSQLSQFKDETNPLSSLRHKRRISALGPGGLTRERAGFDVRDVHRTHYGRICPVETPEGANIGLITSLAAYARVDPLGFIRTPYRRVRGGVVTDEVVYMTATEEDRYTIAQANTPLEGNRIATDRVVARRRGEPVIVAPEEVEFMDVSPKQVFSVNTNLIPFLEHDDANRALMGSNMQTQAVPLIRAQAPVVMTGLEERVVRDSLAAVYAEEDGEVVAVDGRRIAVRYGDGRLVEYALRRFARSNQGTALDQRPRVTVGQRVKKGDLLADGPASEEGFLALGQNVLVAIMPFDGYNFEDAIVISEELLKRDFYTSIHIERYEIEARDTKLGPERITRDIPHLSEAALRDLDEEGVVRIGAEVKPGDILVGRTSFKGEQEPSPEERLLRSIFGDKARDVKDTSLRVPPGEGGIVVGTLRLRRGDPGVELKPGVREVVRVYVAQKRKLQVGDKLANRHGNKGVVAKILPVEDMPHLPDGTPVDIILNPLGVPSRMNLGQILETHLGLAGFFLGQRYISPVFDGATEPEIKALLAEAFDLYFGKRKEEGFGVDKRELEVLARAEKLGLVSPGKSPEEQLRELFTQGKVVLYDGRSGEPIEGPIVVGQMFIMKLYHMVEDKMHARSTGPYSLITQQPLGGKAQFGGQRFGEMEVWALEAYGAAHTLQEMLTLKSDDIEGRNAAYEAIIKGEDVPEPSVPESFRVLVKELQALALDVQTLDERDNPVDIFEGLASKR
- a CDS encoding S4 domain-containing protein, whose product is MADLMAYLKRARGGRVVETGFLDPEEQALLEERARMEGLKVAFFGGFPLAKRKVAVLYPPEVPSVHDPVAVVFLEKEPPDLGEAMGDQEAFGEGHLVAVSAKGKQALEEAGYTLLPPPEGALRAANERVRTLVVPSLRVDAVGAKGFGVSRSYFAQGVRAGKVRLKGKVASPKDEMAPGDTLLAEGLGSLRLLEVLGETRRGNYKIKVEVER